A segment of the Nasonia vitripennis strain AsymCx chromosome 2, Nvit_psr_1.1, whole genome shotgun sequence genome:
CATGACGGAGGACATGGACGTTGACTTAATGTCTGGCAATGCTGAAGTAGTTCAAATTCATATAGCCAACACGATCGAGCCAATGGACGATTACGCTGTTGTCATTGACTATTCCAAGCTGGGTCacgatgtttttaaaaaggcAAAGGATGCATGTCGTTACAGATCCATGTTTCTACACGACTACGGTCATGTAACTTCCAggttaatattaaatatttatgattataaataaatagtcGTTATAGAACATTTAATCGTTTTGATTTCGCAGGCTATGCTCATCTTCCGCGTTGTGGGACAACGTCACCTATGTACAGGCATACCTACCCGAAATTCACGCTTACATGTGTCGGCTTCGGAAAAGATGGGGCAGCGTGACAGGATACGTAGTGGCCGGAGGCTACAGGTACATCGACAAAACATAATAACGTACGCGCATATAATGATATAATGATACAATGTTGCATTTCAGTTGTTTTTTGAATACGCTTCCATTACACAAAAATATGAAACGATTAGTATCCGATGCAAAAGGTCGAATGGCAGATTATAAAACTGGTTTCGAGGTACTGAGAACGTCAGCTTCCTTGAGAATAGAAGAAGTAAGGACTTTTCAAGGTTCAACGTGTTTAAAGAACGCACAAAATTCTTTTGAGAACGTAGGCTTCTTGACCAGCAGCGCTAAGAAATTCTTCGAATGCGGTTCCGTGTGCGTAGCTAGCAACTGGACTAGATATATGACTTGGCGTATCCAGGGAGATTTGGATTTTCTAGTTAAGTGTTACGATCTAGTTAATGCAACGGCAGGGAATTCGCTAACACGAGCAACCATAGAAGAGTGTTACGATTCCGAACTGcgtttacgttattttttatatgggCGTTGGCCTAATTGTCCCGATGCCCGTATTACTTGGTTGCTGAATAGTCCAAGGGAAGGATTCAGAGGTGCAAATGTTGAAGAAGGCACGTATGTATTTAGGCGACAGACTGCTGGTGAAATGCTCAAGCTAAGCGAGCGACGACAGTTACGGCAACCTCCCATCACCTTTAAGGATGAGTTTTTCGGATGGCCATTTATGAAGGTGGCGATTGTTGAAATGACGCAGTACTATCCCGAAGAGGAAACAGACTTGGACAAGCAAGCCAATCAAACGTtggatttaaaaattcattttttgatGACAAGGCTTATCGGATTTTCCCGATTGAATCACGGTTTCTCCGATTATACTTTTCGTTTTGTCGAACATGCTTTTTCTAGACGAGCTATACAAACCATGATATTAAAACAAGGCAAAGATCAGATGGAAAAAGCTTACATAAGTGGTGTTGTTCCAGTGTCGACTCTTGTTAAGAGTATATTGAATCCCAATACAAAAACAGGTAATTAATAACAGATCTAAATTTACTTTACcgattaattttcaattctcTTCCTTTATTTATAGGCATGTTAATCAGAAGCACCGTATATCTACCCGAACCCATGGATCATTGGCAAAATGTAATTCGGAATTTCGTAAAAAAACACGTTCAAGTATTCCCGATGGCTTTGCTGAGCAAAAAGCATCATCAACGTTACAAATGGTACGAGATTCGGGACCCAACAGTTAAGGAAAAGAAGAGGCACATACGCTCGATCCCGAATATATCAAATGCCTCAATCTCAAGCAGTTTCAACCAAAAGTTTGTAAAACATTTAATCTTCCTTGACAACTTTGTTTCTgttacttttataaataatcatcgAAACAATCACTCTTTCAGAAGATAGACAgaagattattaaatttaaagcaAAACAAGTCGATGGTTAAGCCATCGGTGTCATCCAAGGCCTCACAGACGGAAAACACTACTTGCGAAAACGTTGTATACAAGCaaagaaaatttaatgtaaaattattCCTCGAGCGACAATCGTCAAAAAAAAGACGCCCGCCTACGGAAATGGTAGAGGACAAGAATGAGGACGAAGTCAGTGACTCTGATAAATCGACGTCATCATCGTCAACGACAGCAGAAGCAACATCAGAGGTAGATATTTCatttgaacaaatttttctaagaataattaaatttaatgtttTGTTTTCAGACGGATGCATCCATTCCTGTAGCGACAGCGGCAAACAGAAGAATAAGAAGACGCGTAAAAATACAATCGTCATCCTCATCTTCGTCGTCGTGATAtgaattaagaaaaatgtaattaaaaatacacgTATTAATGCATCATTTGAAAATTGTCTTGTTCTTTTAATGCAGCCGTGATAATAAGCCATCTGGCATCACGACGGTCCCAAGCCCGATAATGCAGAGGGAAGAATAAAGactaatagaaaaaaaattaacttgaGAAATTAAAAGGTTTTATtccttttttgtaaatttttttgagtattacAGTAGTACACTcctttatattatttattaacgaTTTTATTCAATTGATTGATCGCGACAATATGTCCGGTAAACTCTCCGGGCGTACAAAGCAGCAAGTTCAGGAGAGATTCTTTAAAATTCTCAGAAAATTCACGGCTGAAGACTACAGAAGACTGATGGGGTAACGTTAAGGAGAATCGTATTTTTAATTATCACTTTAGCTTCTTTTATCCGAACATATAAACTTGGGTCAATCAAATTTTTAAGCATTTCGGGGCTGGGGCAACGATGTCCACAGTCTTTCGTGGCAAAAGTCTAAAGTCATGacaaaatggcaaaaaatctCTGAATAACATCCTAACAATCGGTaaaaaagtgaaataattcACAAGAATCTTGAGAGAGGTCATGAAAAATCATTATCGCGGGAAAGGAGTCACAGTACTTGTCGTATGTTGAGGTAATTTTTGACTATTTCGCCGTAAAAGCAATCACCTACACAGTCTTGTACGAAATACAGAAAAAGCAATTgacttacaaaaatattacagAAATCTAGAAAGACgcgtaaaaaattgtaatggCTTGGGTTAATTCTAAACCAACAAAAGCACGCGATGAATGCAAATTGAATCAATTTTAGTCGCCAATTGAGGCTACAAAACCGCAGAAACTAACTCACCCAATAACCCAACAAGCTAAAAATCAGCTGAAATCTCAACTCGGtagtaaacattttttagcAGAGTTGGGTCAGCGTAACCCAACCCGCAAAAGCTGAGTTAATCTTAACCCAAAACAtctgaaaaatgcaaaaattgagTTATTTTGAACActgaaaaaattcgaaaagcTGGGTCAATTTAAACCCAAGGGAGCCCTAAAAATTGTGAAAACTAACTCAACCAGTAACCCAACAAGCagttaaaatagttttaaaagttGAGTTAATcttaacccaataacccaacaAAAACACGCGAAAAGGGCAGAAAGCTGAGTTAATTTTAACCTAATTAGACCCCAGTTGAAGTAAATACTAACCCAACAAACTAAAAACTAACTCAACAAACGTCTGCGCGTCCTAAATTAACCCAACAGGTCATCCCAATAACCCGTCAACAAGCGAAAATCAGCTACAATCTCAACTCTAACGAagtaaaaatcgaaaaatttcgcgcagcgcgcgctttttctaGCAGAGCTGGGGTCAGTGTAACCCAATAACCCGAAATGTTAACCCAAGATAACCCAACTCCACCGCCAGCGACTCTCGCGCGCAAAGTTGAATACTAACCCAagttgggttattgggttattgggttattggttattgggttattgggttattgggttattgggttattgggttattgggttattgggttattgggttattgggttattgggttattgggttattgggtttattggttattgggttattgggttattgggttattgggttattgggttattgggttattgggttattgggttattgggttattgggttattgggttattggggttattggtattgggttattgggttattgggttattgggttattgggttattgggtttattgggttattggggttattgggttattgggttattgggttattgggttattgggttattgggttattgggttattgggtttttattgttattgggttattgggttttattgggttattgggttattgggttattgggttattgggttattgggttattgggttattgggtttttttgggttattgggttattgggttattgggttattgggttattggggttattgggttattgggttattgggttattgggttattgggttttggttattgggttattgggttattgggttattgggttattgggttattgggttattgggttattgggttattgggttattgggttattgggttattgggttattgggttattgggttattgggttattgggttattgggttattgggttattgggttattgggttattggtttattgggttattgggttattgggttattgggttattggtttattgggttattgggttattgggttattgggttattgggttattgggttattgggttattgggttattgggttattgggttatttggttattgggttatttgggttattgggttattgggttattggttattgggttattgggttattgggttattgggttattgggttattgggttattgggttattgggttattgggttattgggttattgggttattgggttattgggttattgggttattgggttattgggttattggttattgggttattgggttattgggttattgggttattgggttattgggt
Coding sequences within it:
- the LOC116416390 gene encoding uncharacterized protein LOC116416390, which gives rise to MRYAHGLKLSDSERCPNFVRFMTEDMDVDLMSGNAEVVQIHIANTIEPMDDYAVVIDYSKLGHDVFKKAKDACRYRSMFLHDYGHVTSRLCSSSALWDNVTYVQAYLPEIHAYMCRLRKRWGSVTGYVVAGGYSCFLNTLPLHKNMKRLVSDAKGRMADYKTGFEVLRTSASLRIEEVRTFQGSTCLKNAQNSFENVGFLTSSAKKFFECGSVCVASNWTRYMTWRIQGDLDFLVKCYDLVNATAGNSLTRATIEECYDSELRLRYFLYGRWPNCPDARITWLLNSPREGFRGANVEEGTYVFRRQTAGEMLKLSERRQLRQPPITFKDEFFGWPFMKVAIVEMTQYYPEEETDLDKQANQTLDLKIHFLMTRLIGFSRLNHGFSDYTFRFVEHAFSRRAIQTMILKQGKDQMEKAYISGVVPVSTLVKSILNPNTKTGMLIRSTVYLPEPMDHWQNVIRNFVKKHVQVFPMALLSKKHHQRYKWYEIRDPTVKEKKRHIRSIPNISNASISSSFNQKR